Genomic DNA from Selenomonas sp. oral taxon 126:
TGGTGTCACCCGAACGCGCGAAGCGATCCGGAAAGATCTGGTACATAACGGCGTTCTTGAACCAGTCGGGCGTGCGCGCTCCCTTGTTGTAGATTGTGATCTGATAGGACTCGGGTGCAGCGTTGCAGAGTGTGCCGACACCTCCCAGCATCTCCGGATTGTTCCCGTAGAAATAGGTGCCGCTCTCCATTGTGATGATGAAGTAATACCAAACGAGACATCCATAGTCCGGCAGCTCAAACCATGCGGTATAGAATTTCTGCTCGTTCTGTCCGTCCTTTGTTTCAAGTGGGATCAGACGCTCCCCCGTCTGATCCTGCCAGAGGCGCACGAGTACCTGATGGATCGGCTCGAATGTCCGAATGCGAATGCCGAGCCGCAGACGACTCCCCGCCTCCGCCGCTCCGACGATGGAGCGAAAATAAATATTCTGTGAGTTGTGCTCCACCTGATACGATTCCAGCATAGCACCCTCTCCTTTCCTAAAAATAAACGCACAGAAACCACTGGAGAATCAAATGTTCTTATTTGAACCAAATTCACCAGCGGTTTCATAGGGGGTGCGTCACGAAAGACTCAAACTAGGACAACCCACGCACAAATCGGATGTGTGAAAAGACACATGTCAGCCCTCGAGCAGGAGGCGCTCATAGAGCTTTTCGTACTCCTTCGCCGAGCGTTTCCAGCTGAAGTCACTGTGCATTGCAGTAAAGATGAGCTGCCGCCACTCGCGCAGATTGCCGTATGCCGCAAGAGCACGCTTGAGGGCATACATCATCTGATGCGCATTGTATTCGTAGAACAGGAAGCCGTTGCCCTTGTCCACGTCCGAGCGGTCGAACTGGACGACGGTATCCTTCAGCCCCCCCGTCTCACGCACAACGGGAATGGTGCCGTAGCGCATGGCGATCAGCTGTCCGAGACCGCATGGCTCGAACATGGACGGCATGAGGAAGATATCCGATGCAGCATAGATGCGCTGTGCAAGCTCATTCGAGAAGCGGATGTTGATCGACACCTTGTTCGGATAGCGCCACGCGAGTTCCTTGAACCAGTCCTCATAGCCGCGGTCACCCGTACCGAGCAGGACGAACTGCACGTTCTCGTGCTGAAGGATCTCATCCAGCACGCGCACGACAAGATCGAGCCCCTTGTTCGCCACGAGGCGTGTGATCATTGCGACCATCGGCGTGCGGCGGTTCTCCGGGAGTCCCAGATCGCGCTGCAGGCGCACCTTGTTGTCACTCTTGCCCTCGACCGCCTTTTTCACACTGTAGTTGACGTAGAGGTTCTTATCCGTCTCGGGGTTGTAGACATCGTAGTCAATGCCGTTCACGATGCCGAATAGTTCCTCGCGGCGCTTGCGCAACAGTCCTTCAAGATGCTCTCCGTAGTAGTCGTACTGGATCTCCTCGGCGTAGGTCTTGCTGACGGTCGACACATAGTCGGCGTAGATGATGCCGGCTTTCATAAAGTTGACCGCATCGAAGAACTCGAAGTCGCCGTTGTTGAAATACTGCCAGTCAAGCCCCAACACATCCGTCATGACATCCTTCGGGAAGACCCCCTGATACTTCAGGTTGTGGATGGTAAAGAGCGACTTGATGCCGGCATAGCGTGTATCGTCCATATGCTCGAGCTTTAGGAACACGGGGACGAGCGCAGAGTGCCAGTCGTTCGCGTGAACGATGTCCGGCCAGAAATCCAGTGCAGGCAGGAGGTTGAGGACAGCGCGGCTGAAGAACGAGAACCGCTCGGCATCGTCGGGATACCCATAGAACCCCTCGCGGTTGAAATACTCCTCGTTGTCCACGAAGTAGTAGGTCACGCCGTCCAGCACATACTTGTCAATACCGACGAACTTATCCCGCCACGCAACGTTCAGAATCCCGTCGTAGACATGCTCCATCGATTTCCGAATCTCCTCGGAAATCGCACCGTACTTCGGCAGAATAACGCGGCAGTCCACCCCATCCTTTACAAGCGCGGCAGGGAGCGAGCCCGCCACATCCGCAAGACCGCCGGTCTTGACAAAGGGAACTGCCTCCGATGCTACATAAAGTACCTTCATCCCAATATCCTCCTTTATCTCGCGGAGGGATGCCGTAACCATCCCCCGCGAGTTTATCATACTGTGTTTCGCAGCTTTCGTCATTCTCCTATTCAATGCGTGCAGCGTGCCTTACGCCTTTGCCGCACGCGTTTTCTTTGGCTTGTCTTCCGCCTCTGCGGCAGTCTTGCGCGCGGGCTTTTTCTTTGTTGCCGTCATCCCTGTGGATTTCGTCGCCTTTGCCGCCGGCTTCGCCGCCTTTTTCTCGGCATCCGCAGGCTTTGCCTTGGCAGACTTCTTCGGCGTAGCCTTCTTCACGGGTTTTTCTGCTTCCGCCATCTCCTTCGTCTCAGACTTGGCGGTCTTCTTCGCCGTGGTCTTCTTTGCGGGCTTTTCCGCCGCTTCCGTCTTTGCAGCAGCACGCGTCGTCTTCTTTGCCGCAGGCTTTACAGCATCCTCTGCGACCGCAGATTTCGCAGCAGTGCGCTTCTTGGACGCAGCCTTCTTGGGGGCTTCGTCCTCTGTCTTCTCTGCTGCTGCATCCGCAGTTTTAGAAGTCATTGCTTTTTTTTTTGCCACGGCATCCACCGTCTCAGGTACTTCGCTGACGGGCGTTCCCGCGCCGCTCTGCCGCTTCAGACGATAGAACGTCGTCGCCAGAGGCGGAACGGTGATGACGATGGACTGCTCGCGCCCGTGGAACGCATAGTCCTCGCTCACAATATCGCCCGTGTTGCGCACGCCGCTGCCGCCGTACTGCTCCTCGTCGGAGTTGAAGACCTCGACATAGGTGCCCTTCGTCGGCACACCGATGCGGTAGCCGTGACGCACCTCGGGCGTGAAGTTGTGCACGCAGACGATGAAGTCGCTGCGATCCTCGGCGCGACGGACGAGTGCGATGATGCTGTTCTCGCTGTCGTTGCAGTCGATCCACTGGAAGCCGTTCCAGTCGAAGTCGACCTGCCAGAGTGCCTTGTTGTCGACGTAGAATTTATTAAGAGCCTTCGAGTAGGCGAGCATCTTCGTGTGCATCGGATACTGCTCGACGAGATGCCAGTCCATGCTGTCGTCGAAGTTCCACTCGATGAAGTGTCCGAACTCGCCACCCATGAAGAGCAGCTTCTTGCCCGGATGCGCCATCCAGTAGCCGAAGAATCCGCGCAGCCCCGCAAACTTCTGCCAGTAGTCGCCCGGCATCTTGCTGATGAGCGAGCACTTGCCGTGCACGACCTCGTCATGCGAGAGCGGCAGGACGAAGTTCTCGGAGAACGCATACATGAGGGAGAACGTGATCTTGTCCTGATTCCACTTGCGATAGATCGGATCAAGGCTCATGTAGGAGAGCATGTCGTTCATCCAGCCCATGTTCCACTTGTAGTTGAAGCCCATGCCGCCCATGTAGACAGGCTTCGAGATGAGCGGCCACGAGGTCGATTCCTCCGCGATCATCAGCGCCTGTGGATGGTACTTGAAGATCGTTTCGTTGAGCTTCTTCAGGAAGTCCATCGCCTCGAGGTTGCCCGTGTCGCCGTATTTGTTCGGCTGCCACTCGCCGTCCTTGCGCCCGTAGTTGAGGTAGAGCATATTCGCAACGGCATCGATGCGCAGGCCGTCGATGTGGAACTCCTCGAACCAGAACAGTGCGTTCGAGATGAGGAAGCTCTGCACCTCCGTACGCCCGTAATCGAAGTTGGTCGTGCCCCACTCCCAGTTCTCTGCACGCGTCTCATTGTCGGACTCGTAGAGGTTCTTGCCGTCGAAGTGGCGCAGCCCCTGCTCATCCTTGCAGAAGTGACCGGGCACCCAGTCCATGATGATGCCGATGCCGTTCTGATGCGCCGTATCGACCAGATAGCGGAAGTCATCGGGCGTGCCGTAGCGGCTCGTCACGGCGAAATAGCCCGTCGCCTGATAGCCCCACGAACCGTCATAGGGGTGCTCGCAGAGAGGCATGAACTCGATATGGGTGTAGTTCATGTCCTTGACGTAGCTGATGAGCTGATCTGCCAGCTCACGATAGGAGAGGTAGTCGCCCTCAAGCGTGCGCCGCCAAGAGCCCGCGTGCACCTCGTAGGTGAGCATGGGACGCTCATACGAGGACTCCTCCGCCTTGCGTTTCTGCCACGCCTCATCCTTCCACTCATAGTGGTTCATATCGTAGGTGCGGGATGCCGTCTGCGGCTTCTTCTCGGCATAGAACCCATAGGGATCCGCCTTCATGATGCGCGGCCCGCCCCACTGCGGCTCGATGGCGTACTTGTAGATCTCGCCCTCGCCGAGCCCCTCGACGAATACCTCCCAGATCTCGCCGTCATCCATGCGGTTCATCGGATGAATGAAGACGTTCCAGTCATTGAACTCGCCGACGACACTGACCGCCTTCGCATTCGGTGCCCACACCGTAAAGCGGACGCCCTTTTTGCCGTCCTGCTCTATGAAGTGAGCGCCGAGCATTTCCTGGGCATGATAGTTTGTGCCCTGATGAAAGAGGTACAGATCAAACTCACTGAGTGCAGATGTTTTCATACGATCCCCTCCTGTATTTTCCTCGTAAAGGGTGCGGATATCCACCGCACTCCCGTATGGCTACGAGATGATAACGGGACGAATGCCCCAGATCTCGCGTGCATATTCGTCGATCGTGCGGTCGGACGAGAAGCCGCCGGAGTGCGCGACGTTCATTGCTGCCGTGCGTGCCCAGCCATCCTTGTCCTTGAACCGCCGCATGACCTCGATGCGCGCATTGTCGTACGCATTGAAGTCCTTCAAGATAAAGAATTCATCGTTCGCGTGCAGGAGATAGTCATACAGCGAACGGAAATCTCCGTAAGTGCCGTCGACGAGCTGGTTCATCACCGTGCGTACCTTCTCGTTCGTGTGATACTCATCCCACGCCGAATACGCGCCCGTCGCATAGTAGTTCATGACCTCCTCCGCCTTGAGGCCGAAGATGACGCAGTGGTCATTGCCGACTGCATCGCGGATCTCGACGTTCGCACCGTCGAGCGTTCCAAGCGTGATCGCGCCGTTCATCATGAACTTCATGTTGCCCGTGCCCGAGGCCTCCTTCGATGCGGTCGAGATCTGCTCGCTGACATCCGCTGCGGGATAGACCAGCTCGCCGATGGACACACCGAAGTTCTCGATGAAGATGACCTTCATGAAGTCGCTCACGCGCTTGTCCTTGTTGATGCGGTCAGCAACGACATTGATGAGGCGGATCGTCTCCTTCGCGATGTAGTAGCCGGGGGCTGCCTTGCCGCCGAAGAAGTAGGTCACAGGCTGCGTCAGGAATCCCGGTTCACTGAGCGCACGGTGATAGCGGTACATGATGTGCAGAATATTCATCAGCTGCCGCTTGTAGGAGTGAATGCGCTTGACCTGGATGTCAAACATCGAATCCGGATTCAGCTTCACCCCGTTGTGCTGCTCGATGTAGCGTGCGAGTCCCTCGCGGCGCAGATGTTTGATCTTCATGAGCTGCTCGCGGAAGTTCTTGTCCGCAACATGGTCGTGCAGTCCGTCCATCTTCTCGGGATGGCGATGCCACTCACGGCTGCCGAGCATCGTGTCGATCAGATCCGCGAGTTCGGGGTTTGCCCCCATGAGCCAGCGGCGATGTGTGATGCCGTTCGTCTTGTTGTTGAACTTGCGCGGCGTATAGTCGTAAAAATCCTTGAGGGTTGTGGATTTCAGGATACCCGTATGGATCTTCGCAACGCCGTTGACGCTGTGCCCGCCGACAATCGAGAGACGCGCCATGTGGATCACGCCGTCCTGTATGATGGAGAGCGCACGCACCTTGTCCTCATTGTTCGGATAGCGGCGGCGCACCTCCTCGAGGTGGCGGCGGTTGATCTCGTCGATAATCATGTAGATGCGCGGGAGCAGCGGGCGGAACATATCCACGCTCCATGTCTCCAGCGCTTCGGGCATGATCGTGTGGTTTGTGTAGCCGATCGTGTCTCGCGTGATCGCCCACGCATCCTCCCATGTCAGCTCCTCCTCATCGACGAGGACGCGCATGAGCTCCGCCACGCAGAGCGCGGGATGCGTGTCGTTGATGTGAATGCCGATCTTCTTGCCGAAGTCATAGATGCTCATGCCCGTCTTCTTGTAGTGACGGACAATGCTCTGTACGCCGGCGGAGACGAAGAAATACTCCTGAATGAGGCGCATACGGCGTCCCTCAAACGTACTGTCGTCGGGATAGAGATAGCGCGTGATTGACTCCACAAAGCTGCGGTAGTCGTTGCGCTGCTGGATCTGCTCCTGCGTCAGCATACCGTAGTCGGAGAAGTCGCGGTTGACCTCCGCATTCCACATACGCAGCGTATTGACTGTCGCGTTGTGGTAGCCGACAATCGGCATATCGTACGGCACTGCCATGACGATCATCGGGTCCTCGTGCACAAGCTCGAGCTTGCCGTCCCCCATGTCGCGCATATAGGCATTGCCGCCGAATTTGACATCGACGGACTTGTCCGGCTTGCGGTACTCCCACGCAAAGCCGTCGCGCAGCCAGTTGTCGGGAATCTCGACCTGATTGCCGCCGACGATCTTCTGCTCGAAGAGCCCGTACTGATAGCGGATCGTGCAGCCGTGCCCCGGCAGACGATGCGCCGCGAGTGAGTCAATGAAACACGCCGCAAGGCGGCCGAGGCCGCCGTTGCCGAGGCCTGCATCCGGCTCCGCCTCGTAGGCATCGGAGAGTTTCAGCTTGAAGTCGCCGAGGACTTCCCGCAGGGCCTCCTCAATGCCGAGGTTGATAAGATTGGATTTCAAGAGGCGCCCAAGCAGGAATTCGATGGAAAAATAGTAGATCTGCTTCTCCTTGCGTTCCCCATACTGCTTATTCGTCTTGATCCAATTATCCGAGATGGACTGTTTGGCGGTTGCCGCGATCGTCTTATAGATCTCGACCTCCGTCAGTTCTTCTACCTCGCGGCCAAACATAACATGCGCGGTTGTGATGAAGCGGCTCTTCAAGATCTTCTTCATCGTCTCGAGAGCCTTCCCTGTCGGTCGGTTGACCTGATCCTTCTGTGCCAAA
This window encodes:
- the glgA gene encoding glycogen synthase GlgA, with product MKVLYVASEAVPFVKTGGLADVAGSLPAALVKDGVDCRVILPKYGAISEEIRKSMEHVYDGILNVAWRDKFVGIDKYVLDGVTYYFVDNEEYFNREGFYGYPDDAERFSFFSRAVLNLLPALDFWPDIVHANDWHSALVPVFLKLEHMDDTRYAGIKSLFTIHNLKYQGVFPKDVMTDVLGLDWQYFNNGDFEFFDAVNFMKAGIIYADYVSTVSKTYAEEIQYDYYGEHLEGLLRKRREELFGIVNGIDYDVYNPETDKNLYVNYSVKKAVEGKSDNKVRLQRDLGLPENRRTPMVAMITRLVANKGLDLVVRVLDEILQHENVQFVLLGTGDRGYEDWFKELAWRYPNKVSINIRFSNELAQRIYAASDIFLMPSMFEPCGLGQLIAMRYGTIPVVRETGGLKDTVVQFDRSDVDKGNGFLFYEYNAHQMMYALKRALAAYGNLREWRQLIFTAMHSDFSWKRSAKEYEKLYERLLLEG
- the glgB gene encoding 1,4-alpha-glucan branching protein GlgB, whose translation is MKTSALSEFDLYLFHQGTNYHAQEMLGAHFIEQDGKKGVRFTVWAPNAKAVSVVGEFNDWNVFIHPMNRMDDGEIWEVFVEGLGEGEIYKYAIEPQWGGPRIMKADPYGFYAEKKPQTASRTYDMNHYEWKDEAWQKRKAEESSYERPMLTYEVHAGSWRRTLEGDYLSYRELADQLISYVKDMNYTHIEFMPLCEHPYDGSWGYQATGYFAVTSRYGTPDDFRYLVDTAHQNGIGIIMDWVPGHFCKDEQGLRHFDGKNLYESDNETRAENWEWGTTNFDYGRTEVQSFLISNALFWFEEFHIDGLRIDAVANMLYLNYGRKDGEWQPNKYGDTGNLEAMDFLKKLNETIFKYHPQALMIAEESTSWPLISKPVYMGGMGFNYKWNMGWMNDMLSYMSLDPIYRKWNQDKITFSLMYAFSENFVLPLSHDEVVHGKCSLISKMPGDYWQKFAGLRGFFGYWMAHPGKKLLFMGGEFGHFIEWNFDDSMDWHLVEQYPMHTKMLAYSKALNKFYVDNKALWQVDFDWNGFQWIDCNDSENSIIALVRRAEDRSDFIVCVHNFTPEVRHGYRIGVPTKGTYVEVFNSDEEQYGGSGVRNTGDIVSEDYAFHGREQSIVITVPPLATTFYRLKRQSGAGTPVSEVPETVDAVAKKKAMTSKTADAAAEKTEDEAPKKAASKKRTAAKSAVAEDAVKPAAKKTTRAAAKTEAAEKPAKKTTAKKTAKSETKEMAEAEKPVKKATPKKSAKAKPADAEKKAAKPAAKATKSTGMTATKKKPARKTAAEAEDKPKKTRAAKA
- a CDS encoding glycogen/starch/alpha-glucan phosphorylase; the encoded protein is MAQKDQVNRPTGKALETMKKILKSRFITTAHVMFGREVEELTEVEIYKTIAATAKQSISDNWIKTNKQYGERKEKQIYYFSIEFLLGRLLKSNLINLGIEEALREVLGDFKLKLSDAYEAEPDAGLGNGGLGRLAACFIDSLAAHRLPGHGCTIRYQYGLFEQKIVGGNQVEIPDNWLRDGFAWEYRKPDKSVDVKFGGNAYMRDMGDGKLELVHEDPMIVMAVPYDMPIVGYHNATVNTLRMWNAEVNRDFSDYGMLTQEQIQQRNDYRSFVESITRYLYPDDSTFEGRRMRLIQEYFFVSAGVQSIVRHYKKTGMSIYDFGKKIGIHINDTHPALCVAELMRVLVDEEELTWEDAWAITRDTIGYTNHTIMPEALETWSVDMFRPLLPRIYMIIDEINRRHLEEVRRRYPNNEDKVRALSIIQDGVIHMARLSIVGGHSVNGVAKIHTGILKSTTLKDFYDYTPRKFNNKTNGITHRRWLMGANPELADLIDTMLGSREWHRHPEKMDGLHDHVADKNFREQLMKIKHLRREGLARYIEQHNGVKLNPDSMFDIQVKRIHSYKRQLMNILHIMYRYHRALSEPGFLTQPVTYFFGGKAAPGYYIAKETIRLINVVADRINKDKRVSDFMKVIFIENFGVSIGELVYPAADVSEQISTASKEASGTGNMKFMMNGAITLGTLDGANVEIRDAVGNDHCVIFGLKAEEVMNYYATGAYSAWDEYHTNEKVRTVMNQLVDGTYGDFRSLYDYLLHANDEFFILKDFNAYDNARIEVMRRFKDKDGWARTAAMNVAHSGGFSSDRTIDEYAREIWGIRPVIIS